TATTGGCCTGGCAAGCAGCATCGAAGGCCGCAACGTGCTCATCGACGGTTTCGGCCTGATCGCCTTCGCCTCCATCTTTCCGATTGTGACGGTGATGAGCTACGCCATCATTGTTGAAATGCTCGCAAAGCAGAGGAAGACAGACCCATGAAATTTTCGGTACTGGTAGCAATCGTTCCCGAGGATCAGGAGCAAGACTGCGTTGATGCCGCAAGGGATCTTGGTGCCGGCGGCATCACGGTGCTTTCTGGTCGCGGTATCAGCAATACCGCCAAGAAAACCTTCTTCGGTCTGACCTACGATGGCAGCCAGAGCATTCTGCTGATGGTCCTGGAAAAGAGCCTTTCGCTCGATATTCTCAAAGCCATCCAGAAGATACTCATGCCTGACCTTAGCGATTCGAAGGGGCTTGTATTCACACTTCCCCTGGAACATCTGGGTGGGATCGACATGTCACAAGTCGAAAAATTCGAACAACACCTGAAAGATTCACTGTAACCGGAGAACACCCATGAAACTGGTCAAAGATGTGATGGTTCGGGACGTGATCACCATCTCTCCGTTTGCCAGCATCCGCGAGGCGCTATCAAAGATGAAGCAGCATTCCTTGAAGTCGCTGGTGGTGGAAAAGACAAGCGAACACGATGCCTGGGGCCTGATCACCTACACCAATGTACTGAAAACCGTCATCGCCGAAGACGGCGATATCGATCTCCTCAACGTGTATGACGCCTGCGCCAAGCCGGTGATCAGCGTCGGCGAGAACCTGAACGTTCGGCATGCGGCAAGCCTGATGAGCAAGTACCGGGTAAAGCGTCTCCTGGTGCTGGCGGATAACGACCTCAAGGGCTTTGTGGTCATGGACGACATCATGGCGGCCCTGCTCGACAGCATCGACTGAGGACGCTCAGGTCAGGCACAACACCACCAGACGGTCGCCCGGCTGCAACTCCAGGTACTCCTTCCGGGACGGATTCAGCTGCAGGTGACGCCCACGTTCATTGGCCTTTTTGCGAAAGACACCGAGGGCAAGCTCACCCTCAGCGGCAACCGTCTTCTCCAGCACCTGAAAGGTCGCACTGGCGGGCAAGGGGTAATCCGCCGGGTCCCGGAAC
This genomic stretch from Marinobacter salsuginis harbors:
- a CDS encoding CBS domain-containing protein; this translates as MKLVKDVMVRDVITISPFASIREALSKMKQHSLKSLVVEKTSEHDAWGLITYTNVLKTVIAEDGDIDLLNVYDACAKPVISVGENLNVRHAASLMSKYRVKRLLVLADNDLKGFVVMDDIMAALLDSID
- a CDS encoding transcriptional regulator, which encodes MKFSVLVAIVPEDQEQDCVDAARDLGAGGITVLSGRGISNTAKKTFFGLTYDGSQSILLMVLEKSLSLDILKAIQKILMPDLSDSKGLVFTLPLEHLGGIDMSQVEKFEQHLKDSL